The following DNA comes from Polynucleobacter necessarius.
CCGCGCCCTGTGACAGCAAGTCCTTTGCAACCGCAAGCCCCAGAGCCTCGGCGTCTTCAACCGACTTCACTTGAGCGCTTCCCTTAGCCAAACAAATTGCTTTGCCATCCGTACTCGCCACAAAGGAGCGAATCTGCATTTGATTTTGATCCCATACCGCATGCGCAGCTAAGGGCACTTCACAGGAGCCGCTCAGCTGACGCGACACCATACGCTCGGCAGAAACCGCAAATAAGGTAGGCCAGTCATTTAATGGAGCCAACCATTGTTTGACGTTGGGATGCTTTCTTAAAGTTTCGATACCCAAAGCGCCTTGACCTGCCGCAGGAGTGTAAGGATCATAGGGTAAGAACGCGCGTATGCGTGACTCTAGACCCAACCGCTTTAAACCAGCAGCCGCCAAAATAATCGCCTGATACTCGCCACGATCCAGCTTACCCATCCGCGTATCTAAATTGCCACGCAATGGCTGAATGACTAAATGAGGAAATGTCGCGCGCAACACCGACTCACGGCGCAAGCTCGACGTACCTACAATCGCACCGTGCGGAAGATCTTCAAGGCTGGCAAAGTCATTCGAAACAAATGCATCTCTTGCATCCTCTCTAGCCATCACACAAGCAAGGTCAAATCCTTCAGGCATGACCATCGGTACATCTTTTAAAGAATGGACCGCTAAATCAGCCTTTCCATCTTCTAGGGCTGTTTCGAGCTCTTTTACAAAAAGACCCTTTCCACCCACTTTTGAGAGGGCTTTATCTAATATTTGATCTCCTCGGGTGGTCATCCCCAAGATCTGCACATCACAGTCGGGATAGAGCTTTTTAAGGCAATCTCGGACGTGCTCCGCCTGCCACATGGCTAAACGACTTTCGCGGGAGGCAATTACGAGGCGCTTTGGAGCGGCAAAGGGGGTGGAATTCTGAGTTTGGGACATAACATTTAAAATAATCAAAGACCTACACCAATATACTGCGTTTATGAGCTCATCAAATAATTCCTTAGCCAACAAAGCCCAAGCTTGGTCGGCCCGTTTTGCCGAACCTGTCGACGAACTGGTTCAGCGTTATACCGCCTCTATTGGCTTTGATCAACGCTTTGCGATGGTCGATATTGCCGGCTCCCTGGCTCACGCTGAAATGTTGGCTGCCCAAAAAATCATTAGCACCCAAGATTTAGCGGACATTCAAAATGGAATGGCTCAAATTAAGAGCGAAATCGAGTCCGGTCAATTTCATTGGCAGCTTGCGCTTGAAGACGTTCATCTCAATATTGAGGCACGCTTAACTGCATTAGTTGGCGATGCTGGCAAACGTTTGCATACTGGTCGCTCACGCAACGATCAAGTCGCTACTGATTTGCGTCTATGGTTGCGTGGTAGCGTGGATGATATTGCCGTCACACTGAAATCCTTGCGCACGGCCCTATTGGATCTCGCTGAAAAACAGGCATCCACCATCATGCCGGGTCACACCCATCTGCAAGTAGCGCAGCCGATCACCTTTGGTCACCACTTGATGGCCTATTACGAGATGTTTAGCCGCGATGCAAGTCGCTTAGCGGATTTACGCACTCGCTTTAACCGCTTACCCCTAGGCGCTGCGGCCTTAGCAGGCACCACTTACCCTATTGATCGCGAGCAAGTTGCTAAGACGCTTGGTTTTGATGGCATCTGCAATAACTCCTTAGATGCCGTATCTGATCGTGACTTTGCCATTGAGTTCTGCGCCTTTGCCTCTATTTTGATGATGCATATCTCCCGCTTGTCTGAGGAACTCATCCTATGGCTGAGCCCTCGCTTTGGCTTTATTGAGTTGCCTGATCGCTTTTGCACTGGTAGCTCAATCATGCCGCAGAAAAAGAATCCAGACGTACCAGAATTAGCTAGAGGTAAGACCGGTCGTGTTTATGGCGCTCTGATCTCTTTGCTGACTTTGATGAAAGGTCAACCACTCGGCTATAACAAAGATAATCAAGAAGATAAAGAACCATTATTTGACGCGGTAGATACCGTGCAATATACCTTACGCATTTTTGCCGACATGATTCCCCACATTGAAGTCAAAGCGGAAGTGATGAAGAAAGCTGCGGAAGAAGGTTTTGCAACCGCAACCGACTTGGCTGACTACTTGGCTAAAAAAGGATTAGCTTTCCGCGATGCTCATGAAGCTGTGGCTCATGCCGTAAAAGCTTGTGTTGGCAGAAACTGCATGCTGACCGATCTCAGTCTCTCTGAGCTGCGTTTTGCTTGTGGTCTTGATAGCCGTCCTGAGCTCATTAGCGACGATGTGTTTGCCGTGCTCACGGTAGATGGTTCAGTGCAGTCACGTCAACATGCTGGTGGCACCGCCCCTGCTCAAGTACTTGTCGCCATTAAACGGGGTCGCGCAGATCTCTAAAACACATGCGGTTTTGGCTCACACTCTCCACAGGCATTGATCGTATAAACGCGTTTTTAGGCAAGGCAGCCAGCATTCTGATTTTGCTGTCATGCGCCGTATCCGCGATCAATGCTCTTCTTCGTTATGGATTGGATATCAGCAATAACTGGCCTCTAGAGCTGCAGTGGTATCTCTTTGCTGCAGCCGTCATGTTGGGTGCCTCTTACACCCTAAAACGCAATGAGCATGTCCGTGTGGACTTAATTTATTCCCACCTCTCGGATCGCGGACGCTTGTGGGTTGATTTATTTGGCTTGATTTTCTTTTTAATGCCTGCCTGCATCTTATTTTCCTGGCTCTCGTGGACCACACTCTTTTATCCCTCTTGGCTAGTGATGGAGCACTCATTGAACTCTGGGGGATTGGCGCGCTATCCAATTAAATTTGTCGTGCCGTTTGGATTCTTCATGCTAAGCCTGCAGGGCCTCTCGGAAATCATTAAACGGATTTGCGCCCTTCAAGGGAAAATCGCCTTACCCGCCGAAGACCTTCATTACGAAAAGCCAATGCAATGATTCCATTGGAGTGGATGCCGCCTTTAATGTTTGCTGGACTAATCGTCTTTATGCTGATCGGCTTTCCGGTTGCTTTCTCACTAATGGCGGCTGGTTTATTTTTCTCCTTGATCGCGATGAGCGAGGGATTTTTTGGAGTCGCTTTTTTACACGCTATTCCTCAGCGCATCTTTGGTAGCGTGCTTGCAAACGATCTACTGCTAGCCATCCCCTTCTTTACCTTCATGGGCGCAATCCTAGAGCGCTGCGGTCTTGCGGAGGAAATGCTGGACTCGATGGGGCAGTTGTTTGGACGGGTACGTGGGGGCCTGGGTTATTCCGTCATCATCGTCGGGTTTATCTTGGGCGCTATTACTGGCACGGTAGCCGCTCAGGTGATCGCTATGGCGATGATCTCATTACCAGTGATGATGCATTACGGCTACAACATGCGCTACGCTACGGGCGTTTTGGCAGCCTCTGGAACGATTACCCAATTAGTACCTCCATCGCTGGTGTTGATTGTCTTGGCCGATCAACTCAAAACTCAGAGCGGTAGTGCCGATGTAGGCAGCATGTATCTGGGTGCTTGGGGTCCATCGCTTTTGCAGATCGCCCTCTTTGCACTCTATACATTCTTTTTAAGCCGCGTCCGCCCAGACTATTTACCGCCGGTTCCAGAGAGCGATCTAACCCTGAGAGGCTGGGTACTTTGGAAGAAGTGCTTAATGGGAATCATCCCTTCAGCAGCGCTGATTTTCTTGGTCCTTTGCACGATTATGACTGGTATTGCAACCCCTACTGAATCTGGAGCCATGGGGGCAATGGGCGCCTTGCTGCTCGCCTGGCTGCGCCGCTACAGCATTCCTAATTTAAAAGGGTTAATCCAGGAAGCCTATCAAAACACTATGGGTATTACTGCCATGGTGGTCTTTATCCTCATTGGCTCAACTTGCTTCTCGGTCGTGTTTCAAGGGGTGGATGGCGGGTTCTGTGTTGAAGAGCTGTTCTCTAATTTACCTGGTGGCTGGATTGGCTTTCTGACCGTCGTGCACTTATTTGTTTTCTTCTTGGCCTTCTTCTTGGACTTCTTTGAAATTGCATTCATTGTGGTGCCAATGCTGGCGCCAGTAGCAGTGAAACTGCTATCGCCCGTATTGCTCGACTCCATGAATGGCAATCCCCAGGCAGCAGCTAGCGCTGCTCTGGTTTGGTTTGGGGTAATGCTTTGTGTAAATATGCAAACCTCTTTTATGCATCCACCATTTGGCTTTGCTCTTTTCTACCTTAGAGGTGTCGCACCTAAAGAGGTAAAGAGTAGCGATATTTACTGGGGCGCCCTACCTTGGGTGGGCTTGCAGTTGGTCATGGTTGTGCTAGTAATGGCCTTCCCCGCTCTGGTAACCACCCTCTTAGATAAGCCTGCGGCGGTTATACAAAGTCAGGATTTCAATTTCACAGACGGCGAGGACAAGACCGATGCATCGTCAAACAACGTGGATGAAGATGCTCCGGTGACGTTTCAGCTAGATAAGCCTATCAAATAAAAATGCCCCGCAAGCAGGGCATTTTTCAAAACATTTCAGATTACAGCTGGCAATCCCGCTCTTGTCTTACACAGTCAACGTAGTACTCGCTTTTACCATCAATACTAGTTTTCACTAGTCCATGAATGTCTGTTTCAAATCCTGAGAATTTCTCATTGAAGTCACGTGCGAAGTAAAGGTAATCCACAATGCGCTTGTTAAAACGCTCGCCAGAAATGAGTAGCGGAATGCCAGGAGGATATGGCGTAACCAACATTGCGGTCACTCGCCCGTCCAATTGATCGAGCGGCACACGATCTACCTGCTTGTGCGCCATCTTCGCCCAAGCTTCGGAAGGCATCATGGCTGGCTCCATATCCGAGGTATACATCTCAGTAGTCATACGCGCTATATCACGGCCCTTATAAAACTCATGAATTTGTTGGCAGATATCTTTTAAACCAACGCGCTCATAGCGTGGATGCTTCGCCACGAACTCAGGCAACACTTTCCACAAAGGCGCATTCTTATCAAAGTGGTCTTTAAATTGCTGTAACTCCGTTACCAAGGTATTCCAACGACCCTTAGTAATGCCGATAGTGAACATGATGAAGAAAGAGTACAAGCCGCACTTCTCTACGATCACGCCACGCTCAGCAAGGTACTTGGTAACAATGCTGGCGGGAATACCCATAGATCCAAAGTTACCTTCAATGTCCAAGCCTGGTGTGACAACCGTAGCCTTAATTGGGTCGAGCATATTGAAGTCTTTGGCCAGCTTGCCAAAGTCATGCCAAGCCGCGGATGGCTCTAAAACCCAATCCGAACGCTCGCCGATACCTTCTTCAGCCAAATGATCGGGACCCCAAACCTTGAACCACCAATCAGCACCAAACTTGTCATCCACTTCCCGCATAGCGCGACGGAAGTCCATCGCTTCAGAAATGGATTCTTCAACGAGAGTTGTGCCGCCCGGGGATTCCATCATGGCTGCGGAAACGTCGCATGAGGCAATGATGGCGTATTGAGGGCTAGTTGAAGTGTGCATCAAATAGGCTTCGTTGAAGCAATCACGATCCAGCTTGGCATCTTCCGCGTCCTGAACCAATACTTGGGAGGCCTGAGATAAACCGGCCAGCAACTTATGAGTAGACTGAGTAGCAAACATCAAACTCTTCTTGGTACGCTTTCGGTCAGAGCCAATAGCATGCATATCTTTGTAGAAAGGATGGAAAGCGGCATGTGGCAACCACGCCTCATCAAAATGCAAGGAGTCGACTTTGCCATCAAGCATTTCTTTGATCATTTCAACGTTGTACACAATGCCGTCATAAGTACTTTGAGTCAAAGTCATGACGCGAGGCACTACATTCTTATCTTTGATGAATGGATTGGCATCAATTTTCTTCTTGATGTTTTTCCACTCGAACTCTTCTTTTGGAATTGGTCCAATAATGCCCAAGTGATTACGCGTAGGCATCAAGAAAATAGGAATCGCACCCATCATGGTGATGGAGTGAATGACGGACTTGTGACAATTACGGTCAACCAATACAACGTCACCTGGGGCAACGGTAGAGTGCCACACAATTTTGTTTGAGGTAGAAGTACCGTTGGTCACAAAGAACAAATGGTCGGCATTAAAAATACGAGCGGCATTACGCTCGCTCTGCAACACTGGACCGGTATGGTCCAAGAGCTGACCCAGCTCTTCTACCGCATTACAGACGTCAGCACGGAGCATATTTTCACCAAAGAACTGATGAAACATTCGCCCTACCGGGCTCTTGAGGAAAGCAACACCTCCAGAGTGGCCAGGACAATGCCAAGAGTAAGAACCTTCAGAAGCGTAATTGGTTAAAGCGCGGAAGAATGGCGGCGCCAACGAATCCAAATACACCTTAGCTTCACGAATGATATGACGCGCTACGAACTCAGGGGTATCTTCATTCATATGAATGAAACCATGCAGCTCGCGCAAGATGTCATTTGGCATATGACGCGAGGTACGGGTTTCGCCATACAAGAAGATCGGAATATCTTCATTGCGCTTGCGCACCTCAGTAATAAAAGCGCGCAAATTATTTAATGCGGGAAGATCGTGACCTTCAGAATCCGATACAAACTCTTCATCATCAATTGAAACGATGAAGGTGGAAGCACGAGAAGCCTGTTGCGCGAATGAAGTAAGGTCGCCATAGCTGGTTAAACCAATAACCTCCATGCCTTCATTCTCGATAGCTTCAGCGAGGTCGCGAATACCCGATCCCGAAATATTTTCGGAGCGGAAGTCTTCATCAATAATGATGATTGGAAAACGAAATTTCATAAAAAATCCCCTGCTAACTTATCCGAAGTATTCGGAATCCACTTATCAAAATTAGTTAGATCGATGATTCGATCTCCGTCTGGTAATACCGTGACTATATCAACAAATGTCGCATTTTGCTGCACATCTTTGGGAAAATACACGTGGCGGGCATAGACCTGATTAGGCAAACTCTCGTGATAGCCAGTAAAGGTAATCAATAAATGCCATTGACGTTCAATATCGATTTTACCAAGATACGCTTTTAGTGCGCTTGTTTCATCCATGCTATGCATGGCCGTCCAAGTCAAAGAGAAGACAGGACTCTCTGAGCGATGCAACGGCAATTCAACAGAGCGACGATATCGCTCGCCCTCTGAAGTCATGCTTTCTGCAATCAACCACAAGTGTAATTGAGCCTCGACAATGTGTGAACTACGATCATTATCCACGCGAAATTTAAATGTTTGTACGCCGTCATGACTACCAACTATACAGCCACCTTAGAAAAGCGCACGCCCGCAGTTTGGCGAGTAAAACGGGAAATTGCCAAACCCATTGTCAACGCGGAATACACAATGCCAAAGAACGCTTCAAAAGTAACAATCATGTTCGCCCAATGTCCGACAGGCGTCATGCGACCATAACCGATTGTCGCCATGGTTTGCACGCTAAAGAAAAAGACATCAAGCAAAGAGCCAGGCTCAGCGTGGGTTATCGCACCATCGCCACAAGCCAAGTAAGCTAAAGCGAATCACAGATTGGTCGATAAGCAAACAAAGATAACCAGCAATAGAAAGCTGACCCAGCTAGTACCTCACAACCAATGATAAAAATTGTTTTCTGGACACGCTATTTCAGTACGCGAAAGAGTCGCGCGATATTCATCTAAATTAATTCGCGCAGGACGGCGACTGAAATGGAACTTACGCACTGCCGTAATGGCCTAGGTCTTGGGCAGGGTAACACCCCGCTGACCTTGATACTTGCCACCGCGATCTTTATAAGATGTGCCACATACTTCGTCGCTCTCGAAAAAGAGCACTTGCGCGCAACCTTCGCCAGCATAAATTTTGGCAGGCAATGGAGTAGTGTTTGAAAACTCTAAAGTGACATAACCTTCCCACTCTGGCTCAAATGGGGTTACGTTCACAATAATTCCGCAACGCGCATAAGTACTCTTACCAACGCAGACTGTCAGAACGCTACGTGGAATTTTGAAAGACTCAACCGTTCTTGCCAACGCAAAAGAATTAGGAGGAATGATGCAAACATCACCCTTGAAATCGACGAAAGATTGTTCATCGAAATTCTTAGGATCAACGATGGTGCTATTGATGTTAGTAAATATCTTAAATTCGTCTGCGCAACGAATGTCATAGCCATAGCTTGATGTGCCATAACTTACGATTTGGTTGCCGACGGCATCTTGGCGTACTTGCCCAGGTTCAAATGGGCTGATCATGCCTTGCTCGCCCAGGCGGCGGATCCAGCGGTCTGATTTAATAGTCATGGCAGAATTGTAAAACCTTCGCCCTCACCTGCCAACGAATTTATTGGGGTTTTTGGCTAAAAACGACCCTCTCTGGCGCGTTATAGATCTCGAAGTGTTTACCGGAGCAACGGGAGAGGATGGTGATCTTGGTTTTACGGGCTAACTCCAGACCCATCAAGGTCACGCCAGAGCGAGTTCAAAGGAAGGGGATACCCATCTGAGCGCCCTTGATAACCATCTCCGACGTGAGGCGTCCGGTGGTAAAGAAAATCAGATCTTTGCCCGGCTTATTGGCCAGCCACATCAAACCAGAAATAGAGTCGACCGCATTATGACGACCCACATCCTCGATAAAGTGCAGTAGACGCACTCCATCTTGACCATCCCGCTCATAGACTGCACAGGCATGCACTGAGCCGGACTTCTTATAGATGGTGTCATGGGTTCGCATGGAGTCGATTAAGGCAACTATTGCCTCTTGGGATAGTACCGGACCCTCAGGCAACTGAATCTCCGACATCTCCTCGATAAAACCCCCAAACATCGTTCCTTGCCCGCAGCCGGTTGTCACCACCCGCTTGCTTGTCAGGGCGTCAATATCAACCGTACTCCGACGGATTTTAACGGCAGCAGAATCGGTTTCCCAGTCAACCTGGATGCTTTCGATATCGTCCGGAGACTCGACCAAACGCTGATTGCGCAAATAGCCCAGAACCAGTGCCTCTGGGGCGCTCCCCAAGGTCATGAGGGTCAGGACTTCACGCTTATCTAAGTCAATAGTTACAGGGCGCTCGCCAGGAATATGGGTGGTTTTTAGGTACCACATCTCATCCATGACCTCGACCTCGTGCACCAATGACACAGACGCGCAGGACATTTGAATGGTCGGTTTTGCTGCCATAAATACTCTCTAAAGTCGGACTGAGGTGAAGTTTATCGGGGTTTATGAAGGCTTCACGGTGCTTAACTTTAAACCGCAGACTAAAATCACTGCATAAGCCAGCATACTTGAGTGCTGCACATCATTTAACCTTCTTATTATTTAAGTCCGCATTACATGAGCAGTTCCCAACGCCGCCTTCTCGTCACCTCCGCCCTGCCGTATGCCAATGGTCAGATCCACATTGGTCATTTAGTGGAGTATGTCCAGACCGATATTTGGGTACGCTTTCAGCGTATGCGAGGTCACGAGGTGCACTACGTTGGCGCCGATGACACACACGGCACCCCAATCATGTTGCGCGCGGAACAAGAAGGTCTTACCCCCAAAGAACTCATCGCCAATGTTTGGAAAGAACATAAGCGTGATTTTGACAACTTCCACATTTCATTTGATAACTACTACACCACTGATAGTCCAGAAAATGAAAAGTTAGCCCAAAGTATTTATCTCAAGCTACGCGATGCTGGACTGATTGAAAAACGCGCAATTGAACAAGCCTACGATCCCGTTAAAGAAATGTTTTTACCGGACCGTTTTATTAAAGGCGAATGTCCTAAGTGTGGCGCCAAAGATAAATACGGCGATAACTGTGAAAAATGTGGCGCGACTTATTCTCCTACCGATTTAAAGAATCCTTTTTCAGTGGTTAGCGGCGCAACACCAATCAAAAAGATTTCTGATCATTACTTCTTCAAACTTTCAGATCCACGTTGCGAAGCATTCTTACGCGAGTGGACTCAAGTCAGAACCCCTTTACAGCCTGAAGCTCGCAATAAGATGAAAGAATGGGTTGGCCAACCTAGAGAGAGCAAGCTTGGTGACTGGGATATCTCCCGAGATGCCCCGTATTTCGGCTTTGAGATACCCGATGCACCAGGCAAGTACTTCTATGTCTGGCTCGATGCTCCCATTGGCTACTACGCCAGCTTCCTCAATTATTGCCAGGCTAAAGGCCTTAATTTTGATGAGTGGGTACAGCCCGATACCACTACCGAGCAATATCATTTCATCGGCAAAGATATTCTGTATTTCCACACCTTATTCTGGCCGGCTACCTTGCAATTTGCAGGCTATCGCACACCAACCAATGTTTTTGCTCATGGCTTCTTAACTGTTGATGGCGAAAAAATGAGTAAGTCACGTGGCACTCTCATTTCAGCCAACAGCGTGATTGAGTGCGGCTTTAATCCAGAGTGGTTTCGCTACTACTTCGCGACCAAACTCAACGACAGCATGGAAGATTTGGATTTGAATCTTCAAGATTTTATTGCGCGCGTGAATAGCGACTTACTTGGTAAGTACATCAATATCGCAAGTCGTAGCGCTGGGTTCTTAGTCAAGCGATTTGGCGGCATTGTTTCTGATGAGGCGATGAGCAATCCATTGCTAAAAGAGATTGCTGCCACCAGTGAAAAGATTGCTGAACTATATGAAGGACGTGAATACGGGAAAGCATTGCGCACCGTCATGGAGATTGCAGATAAAGTGAATGCTTTTGTAGATGAGAATAAGCCCTGGGAAATTGCCCAAGATACAGAGCGTGCAGCTGATTTGCAGAAAGTTTGCAGTATTACCCTTGAGGCATTCCGTATGCTGAGCCTTTACCTCAAGCCAGTCATTCCGCAGGTTTCGGCTGGTGTGGAGGAGTTTTTATCGTTATCCCCGCTGCACTGGGCAGATATCAATACCCCCCTTTCCAGCAAAAATCCGATGAAACCCTACAAACACCTCATGACACGGGTAGAAGCCCCACAAATTGAGGCTTTGCTGGCTGCAAACTTGTAAAAAGCCCCCTAAAAAGCACCTACAATGGCGGTTGTAGTCCCTAGATAACTTTTTGAATTAATTTTATAAGTTATTGAATTTATTGAGTATTTTAGGAAATGTCATGGCAAGATATCAATCTGAATTCACCCAGTTCTTAAATGAACTCAAATCCGAGAAACCACACCTCGAGGCGGAGCAGCAAGCTGGTCGTGCCCTCCTGTGGGATAAAGAACCATTAAGTGTTGAAGACCAGCGCCGCGCAAAAGCCGCCAAACTCAAACAACGCGCCTACGTTTATTCGAATGACTGAACCTAGCGCTCAGCCGATTTCAGATCTTCTTGATAGCGCACCATCGGTTACCGATGGCATGTCGGCTGCTTTCGCCAAGTTATACGGCGAACCACTTTTTAAGCTTCCTGCTGACCTCTATATTCCACCTGATGCGCTGGAAGTTTTTCTAGAGGCATTTGAAGGGCCTCTCGATTTATTGCTTTACCTGATTCGCAAACAGAACTTCAATGTTCTCGATATTCCTATGGCCCAGGTTACTCAACAGTACTTGAGTTATATCGACCAAATCCGCCATTACAATCTTGAACTTGCCGCAGAGTATCTGCTCATGGCTGCGATGTTGATTGAAATCAAATCACGCATGCTCTTGCCAATGAAGAAGGCAGACAGTGAAGAAGAGGTAGAAGATCCGCGCGCAGAACTAGTTCGTCGTCTCTTAGAGTACGAGCGCATGAAGCGAGCCGCTCAAGAACTGGATCAGATCCCACAACAAGGTCGTGACTTCCAAGTAGCTCACGGCTACGTAGACACCACCATTGCTATTGCTTGGCCTGATGTCAATGTAGAAGACTTGCAAGCAGCCTGGCGCGATGTTCTACACCGCGCCAAACTTACTCAGCATCACACTATTACTCTCGAAGAGCTATCTGTGCGTGACTTTATGACGCGCATCTTACGTCGCTTGCAAAGCACGAAATTTGTGGAATTTGGTGAGCTGCTTGAAGATGCCATCAAATCTGGCAAAGGTATTCCAGTGGTGATCGTGAACTTTATCGCCATGCTTGAACTCTCACGTGAAGCCCTAGTAGAGATCACGCAAGCTGAGCCGTACGCGCCAATTTATGTGCGCCTTGCCTATACCCCTGTTGCATGAAAATCATTAGTGACATTCAAGAGCTGCGAGACCACTTACGCGGTCAAAATCGCGCCTCTTTCGTGCCGACAATGGGCAACTTACACGAGGGTCACCTCTCGCTCATGCGCCTCGCAAGACAGCATGGTGATCCAGCGGTCGCCAGCATCTTTGTGAATCGCCTGCAGTTTGGTCCTAATGAAGATTTTGATAGCTACCCGCGCACCATGCAGGCAGATATCGACAAACTTGAAAAAGAAGGTGTCTACATCTTATTTGCGCCAACCGAGCGAGATCTATATCCGCAGCCACAAGAATACCGAGTTGACCCACCGCAGCAACTGGGCGATATCCTTGAAGGCGAATTCCGCCCAGGATTCTTTAAAGGGGTTTGCACCGTTGTCTTGAAACTCTTTTCTTGCGTTCAGCCTAAAGTTGCTGTGTTCGGCAAAAAAGATTACCAACAACTGATGATTATTCGTCAGATGGCCAAACAATTCGCTTTGCCTGTGGATATTATTCCTGGCGAGACGATGCGCGCGGAAGATGGTCTAGCCCTCTCCTCACGCAATGGCTATCTCTCAACTGAAGAGCGAGCAGAAGCGCCGGAGTTACAAAAGGCGCTGAGAGAGGTTCGTGAACGCGTTCTCCAACTTAAAGATCGCACCAACCAATCCATCTCTGAGATTGAAAAAGTAGCAAGCGCCTCTTTAGCAAAACGTGGCTGGCAGCCGGATTACATTGCTATTCGCCAGCAAAGCGATTTAGCCCCTGCTTCTAACGAGCAACTTCAGGCTGGTGAGCCACTCGTTATTCTGACAGCGGCCAAGCTTGGCAAAACCCGTCTGATTGATAACCTAGAGATTTAATTCTGTAGATTTTCTAGGGCCTTGCTCGTCCCATGGAAATCTTGCGCTAGAGAGCTCTTCCATAAGCTCTCGCTTGCTTAATGATGACCTTCTTGAATTAGTGCGCTCATATCCTAGAGACGACTCATCTTCAGCGGGGATCTCAAGGCTCTCATTTTTTACATCCGCCACCTCAGAGCTTTGATTTTTTTTTTGATGGAAGTATCTATTTTGGATTGGGTGGTCATCGCAGCATTAATTAGGCACTCACGCAAAAGATCTACAGATCGAAGAACTGCCCTACTTCTAGA
Coding sequences within:
- the hemC gene encoding hydroxymethylbilane synthase, with the translated sequence MSQTQNSTPFAAPKRLVIASRESRLAMWQAEHVRDCLKKLYPDCDVQILGMTTRGDQILDKALSKVGGKGLFVKELETALEDGKADLAVHSLKDVPMVMPEGFDLACVMAREDARDAFVSNDFASLEDLPHGAIVGTSSLRRESVLRATFPHLVIQPLRGNLDTRMGKLDRGEYQAIILAAAGLKRLGLESRIRAFLPYDPYTPAAGQGALGIETLRKHPNVKQWLAPLNDWPTLFAVSAERMVSRQLSGSCEVPLAAHAVWDQNQMQIRSFVASTDGKAICLAKGSAQVKSVEDAEALGLAVAKDLLSQGAADLIPALPQ
- the argH gene encoding argininosuccinate lyase, whose translation is MSSSNNSLANKAQAWSARFAEPVDELVQRYTASIGFDQRFAMVDIAGSLAHAEMLAAQKIISTQDLADIQNGMAQIKSEIESGQFHWQLALEDVHLNIEARLTALVGDAGKRLHTGRSRNDQVATDLRLWLRGSVDDIAVTLKSLRTALLDLAEKQASTIMPGHTHLQVAQPITFGHHLMAYYEMFSRDASRLADLRTRFNRLPLGAAALAGTTYPIDREQVAKTLGFDGICNNSLDAVSDRDFAIEFCAFASILMMHISRLSEELILWLSPRFGFIELPDRFCTGSSIMPQKKNPDVPELARGKTGRVYGALISLLTLMKGQPLGYNKDNQEDKEPLFDAVDTVQYTLRIFADMIPHIEVKAEVMKKAAEEGFATATDLADYLAKKGLAFRDAHEAVAHAVKACVGRNCMLTDLSLSELRFACGLDSRPELISDDVFAVLTVDGSVQSRQHAGGTAPAQVLVAIKRGRADL
- a CDS encoding TRAP transporter small permease subunit encodes the protein MRFWLTLSTGIDRINAFLGKAASILILLSCAVSAINALLRYGLDISNNWPLELQWYLFAAAVMLGASYTLKRNEHVRVDLIYSHLSDRGRLWVDLFGLIFFLMPACILFSWLSWTTLFYPSWLVMEHSLNSGGLARYPIKFVVPFGFFMLSLQGLSEIIKRICALQGKIALPAEDLHYEKPMQ
- a CDS encoding TRAP transporter large permease produces the protein MIPLEWMPPLMFAGLIVFMLIGFPVAFSLMAAGLFFSLIAMSEGFFGVAFLHAIPQRIFGSVLANDLLLAIPFFTFMGAILERCGLAEEMLDSMGQLFGRVRGGLGYSVIIVGFILGAITGTVAAQVIAMAMISLPVMMHYGYNMRYATGVLAASGTITQLVPPSLVLIVLADQLKTQSGSADVGSMYLGAWGPSLLQIALFALYTFFLSRVRPDYLPPVPESDLTLRGWVLWKKCLMGIIPSAALIFLVLCTIMTGIATPTESGAMGAMGALLLAWLRRYSIPNLKGLIQEAYQNTMGITAMVVFILIGSTCFSVVFQGVDGGFCVEELFSNLPGGWIGFLTVVHLFVFFLAFFLDFFEIAFIVVPMLAPVAVKLLSPVLLDSMNGNPQAAASAALVWFGVMLCVNMQTSFMHPPFGFALFYLRGVAPKEVKSSDIYWGALPWVGLQLVMVVLVMAFPALVTTLLDKPAAVIQSQDFNFTDGEDKTDASSNNVDEDAPVTFQLDKPIK
- a CDS encoding arginine/lysine/ornithine decarboxylase, coding for MKFRFPIIIIDEDFRSENISGSGIRDLAEAIENEGMEVIGLTSYGDLTSFAQQASRASTFIVSIDDEEFVSDSEGHDLPALNNLRAFITEVRKRNEDIPIFLYGETRTSRHMPNDILRELHGFIHMNEDTPEFVARHIIREAKVYLDSLAPPFFRALTNYASEGSYSWHCPGHSGGVAFLKSPVGRMFHQFFGENMLRADVCNAVEELGQLLDHTGPVLQSERNAARIFNADHLFFVTNGTSTSNKIVWHSTVAPGDVVLVDRNCHKSVIHSITMMGAIPIFLMPTRNHLGIIGPIPKEEFEWKNIKKKIDANPFIKDKNVVPRVMTLTQSTYDGIVYNVEMIKEMLDGKVDSLHFDEAWLPHAAFHPFYKDMHAIGSDRKRTKKSLMFATQSTHKLLAGLSQASQVLVQDAEDAKLDRDCFNEAYLMHTSTSPQYAIIASCDVSAAMMESPGGTTLVEESISEAMDFRRAMREVDDKFGADWWFKVWGPDHLAEEGIGERSDWVLEPSAAWHDFGKLAKDFNMLDPIKATVVTPGLDIEGNFGSMGIPASIVTKYLAERGVIVEKCGLYSFFIMFTIGITKGRWNTLVTELQQFKDHFDKNAPLWKVLPEFVAKHPRYERVGLKDICQQIHEFYKGRDIARMTTEMYTSDMEPAMMPSEAWAKMAHKQVDRVPLDQLDGRVTAMLVTPYPPGIPLLISGERFNKRIVDYLYFARDFNEKFSGFETDIHGLVKTSIDGKSEYYVDCVRQERDCQL
- a CDS encoding potassium channel family protein; this translates as MACGDGAITHAEPGSLLDVFFFSVQTMATIGYGRMTPVGHWANMIVTFEAFFGIVYSALTMGLAISRFTRQTAGVRFSKVAV